The region CCTTTCTTTGAAGTAAATAAAGCTTTACTCTCAAGAACGACGATTTTGGAATTAAAAGCACTTAGTTTAGCTGACATTGTGACAGTTATTAAGCGGGCGCTTACAAGTGAAAAAGGCTTAGCAAAATTAAATGTCCGTTTAGTTGAACCAGAATTAAGCCAGCTAGCTCGTTGGGCCAATGGCGATGTTAGGCGGGCTTTGAATTTATTAGATTTGCTAGTTAATACGACGGATATGAATGCTGAGGGCGTCATTGATTTAAATGCTGATGTCTTTAATGATTTAGCCTTGCCAGTGCAATATAATTACGACAAAAAAGGTGAAGAACATTACAATAATAGTTCCGCTTTCATTAAATCCATGCGTGGTAGTGATCCTGACGCAGCTGTCTTTTATTTGGCGCGTGCCTTACAAGCAGGCGAAGATCCAGAGTTTTTAGCCAGACGCATTGTAATTGCAGCAAGTGAAGAAGTTGGGTTGGCCAACAGTCAGGCCTTGGAAGTAGCAACTGCATGTTTGACAGCTGTTAAGCAAATTGGTATGCCAGAAGCAAGAATTATCTTAGCGCATGCATGTATTTATGTGGCAGTTAGTCCCAAATCCAATGCAGCTTACAAAGCGGTAAATACGGCCTTGGCTGATTTGAAAACTAAAAACTGTGGCGAAATTCCTAGACATATTTTGAATGCACCTTATGCAGGAATGCAAACTGAATTTAATTATGGTAATGGTTACAAATATGCGCATGATTATGCTAATAACTTAGTGGCGCAACAATATTTACCAGATGAATTATTAGGCACACAGTATTATCAGCCAACATCGAATGGTCAAGAAGCAAAAATTGCAAGCTGGCTTAAGGAGTGGCGCCAATTTGTGGCAAATGAGCTAAAGGCTGAAGAGCAGAAAAAATAAATAAGCGTTAAAATAGTAAAAATATTAGGCTTTATAGATGGAGGAAATTATGGCAAAAGATTATCTTTTTCATGCAGAATCTATGTGGCATAAGCAAGATGCTAATGAACAAGCTGCCATTCAAGCATATGGCGAAAGGTTTAAGGCATTCTTAAATGCTGCCAAAACAGAGCGTGAATTTGTAGCTTTAGCAATTAAAGAATTAAAAGAATTAGGTTACAAGGAAATCAATGCTTGCCCAACTTTAAAAGCAGGTGACAAAGTTTATCAATCAATCCGTGGCAAGGGTTTGGCTGTGGCTGTTATTGGTAAACGCCCAAGTGAAGAGGGCTTCAATTTGCTAGGCTCGCATATCGATTCTCCACGCTTTGACGCTAAGGCTCATTCAGTGCAAGAGCATGACAAATTAGCTTATTTAGCTACGCAGTATTATGGTGGCGTTAAAAAGTATCAATGGACTTGTATGCCTTTAGCTATCCATGGTGTAATTACCAAAGCTGATGGTACAGTTATTCCTGTTTCAATTGGTGAAAAAGAAGATGAGCCAGTCTTTTACTTCACAGACCTACTACCACATTTGGGTAGGGAACAGATGAGTAAGACAGCTAACAGCTTTATTCAAGCTGAGCAGCTCAAATTGTTAGTTGGCTCTGAACCAAGTCAAAATACAGAGACTAAGGAACCATATCGTGAGCGTATCTTAGAAATTATTGCTGAAAAATATGGTGTGACAGAAGCTGACTTAATTGCTAGTGAGTTAGAAATTGTCCCAGCTAATAAAGCTCGTGACGTTGGCCTAGATCGCTCAATGATTGGATCATATGGCCAGGATGATAAGCTCTGCTCATTTGCTTCCTTTACAGCTATCGCTGATATTAACGAATGTGAACGTACATCTATTGCATTCTTGTATGATAAGGAAGAAATTGGTTCAGAAGGTAATACAGGTGCCCAATCTCGTCTATATGAACTTTTCTTGATGCAATTAGTCAAAAAGACCTGCCAAGCATATGACAGTGTGATTTACAATCAAATTATCAGTAAGAGCTACATGATCTCATCTGATGTTACAGCGGCCTTTGACCCAATGTATCCAGATGTCTTTGATAAAGCTAACAATGCTTACTTAACTGAAGGTCTCTGCTTGATGAAACATACCGGTTCAGGCGGTAAGAGCTCATCCAATGATGCTAACAGTGAATTTTTGCGCGCTGTTATCAACATCTTCGAAAAAGCTAATTTGCCATGGCAGATTGGTACACTTGGTAAGATTGATGCAGGTGGTGGCGGTACGATTGCCAAATTTGCCGCTAAGACTGGTATGCAGGTAGTTGATGCGGGTATTCCAGTTCTCAGTATGCATGCTCCGATGGAAATTTGCCATAAGCTAGATCTCTACTATTCATATCTTGCATACAAGGCATTCTTACTTAATATGGATCTCTTAGTAGGAGATAGATAGTAGTAACTATTTAGAACAACAAATAAATCACCTCTTCTATTAAATTGATATGTACCCAGAATACTGGACACATATTTATGAACTAGGCTGGACACATGGATGCTATCCTGTATTGTACAGGAGGCATCCATTTTGTTTTTGCCTGAATTCTTTTATTATTATAGTAATCTATATATTCTTCAACTGCTTTTGAGAATTCTTCGAAGGAGGAATAATCTTTCTCATAGCCGTAATACATCTCATTCTTTAGTCTTCCGAAGAAGGTTTCCATTATACAGTTGTCATAACAATTACCTTTTCGCGACATAGACTGTACAATACCGTGTTTCTGTAAGGTATTTCTAAAATAGGCATGCATATACTGCCAACCTTGGTCTGAATGAAATATAAGCCCTTCAACAGATGGGAATTTTTCAAAAGCTCTATCCAGCATTCTTGATACCTGCTCAAGATTCGGGCTTGTTGATAAATTATATGAAATGATTTCATTCGTATTCATATCCAGTACTGGAGAGATATAGCATTTCCCCCATGAAAAATTAAACTGAGAGACATCTGTTGTCCATTTCTGCAATGGTGCTGTTGTACTGAAATCCCTATTTATTACATTATCAGCAATCTTACCTACTTCGCCCTTATAAGAATGATATTTTTCCTTTGGACGCTTACCAGCTAATCCTGCTTTATGCATAAGGCGTTGAACTCGCTTATGATTTATATGATATCCACGATTTAGTAATTCATGATAAATTCTACGAACACCATATCTATGCTTGTTTTTTTCAAATATTTCTCTAATAACAATCAGTAATTCTTCATTGCGATCAGCAACTACATCTGATTTGTTAATCTCAAAATAATAAGTTGATTTAGACATGCCAATAGCTTTTAAGAGATATTTTAATTGGTATCCTTTTTCACGGAGTTCTTTGATGATTGCTGCTTTTTCGCCTTGAGTTCCGCAGCCCATTTTTCGTGTCTCAAGGCGATTAATTTTTTTATTGCTTCATTCTCCGTTTTTAAGTATTCAGTTTCTGCTCTAAGACGAATTAATTCTTCACGTTCTGATGGGGTTAAATCAGTGGGTTTGGATTTCTTGCTCACGTTTGCTTCCTTCTTACTTTTTCTGCCTTTTTTGAGATTTAATCCTTCATACCCTTTAACTTTATATGTCTGAACCCATTTAGACAATAATCCACTATCAATTCCTGCACTAATAGCAACAGATTTTTGTGATTCACCAGCAAGTACACGAGCTACTAACTGATATCTACATTCAGCCGAACGTTCTTTACATGTAGTTGGATGCCGAAGAGAATCAAGACCATATATATCTGCAATTCTTGACCATTGTACAATTCTTTTTCTAAAATTCTTTTGACTTATACCTTCTGGTGTCTCAATCCACTGACCAGAGCGATATAGTTCTACAGCATTAAGTTTAAAAGCATAATCGTATTTCATACAAAACCCCTTTCACTGGTTGTGTCCAGTAAAAGGGGTACATATCAAAATTAATTCAGTAGTTGGCTTTTTTAATTCTATTATTTCAAAACGCTCATTCACAAAGTTGATATAGAAAATCTTTTAAGCCTCCACCTAAAACAACAAAGAAGAAAGGAGGGAACGAGATGAAACGAGATGAAACAGTTAAACAAAAAGCTTGATGAGCTAACTAAAACGGTAGTGAAACTCATCAAGCTAGGACTAGAGATAGAAACTCTAGTTACTATCATCAAGCTAATTATAAAAGCTATTAGATGATAAAAAAGGGTGGTGCAAACCACCACCCTTATTTTGTTTAACTTGAAAGTATTGGTAAGAATTATGAAAATCAATAAGGACTTAAAAGATTTGATTGTAGCAATTTTTAAGCTGCCTATTGACCAAAGCTTATGGGTATAATTGGCAATGCTCTATGCGAAATAACGTCTTTGCTCAAAATTAAGAATTACTTAGTAAGTTTGTCGGCAAAGTATGGTATAGTATCAAGAGCACCCACAGTTATAGGGAGGATATAGAGATGGACGCAAACAAGACTGAAACAGATAATAAGGATAAGATTTTTTTAGCTAGTGAGAACACAGCTGAAGAAAATGAAAATTTCAAAAATATCGGTCAATCATTTTTACATTTTTTGGCTCGTAATTATATCAACGTCAACAAAGTTTATGCCGTACTTGGCATATTAAGTGCCGTTTCGTTGATGTTAGCTAATTTGTTAGTGACGCCACTATTGAATTTATTTGCATTTTTGAATGTTAATTCAGATGATTTATATATGCCTTATTTTTGGCATGGGCTTCATTCTAAATTACCCGGCGCAACACTACTTATCCCAGCTGTTTTGATCGGAATTGTGTATATTGCTTTGTTTGTTTATGTGTGGAAGATAGCTCGTTATGCTGACAAGAAGGCACTTTTATGTGCCTTACTTGTTTGGGAAATTATCATGGGCAGGGGCTTTATTTCCATACTCTTGCCAGTCGCTGCTTTGGCAAGTAAAGTTTTAGCACTTTATTATTATCGTGACTTAAGCATTGAACAGCAATTGAAGGATACAGAAGCTGAATTTCGTAGTTGGTTTACAGCGTTTAAGAAATAAAAGTAATAATGGAATTAGAAGATAAGAAACAGGTAGACAATTTGCTTGTTGAAGATAGTGATAACAAGGCTAAAGAACGAGGCACGAGTACGCGCAATTTACTCTTTGGCCTTTTAATTCTGATTGTGATGCTATTTCTAACTTGGCGGATCATTTTTACTGATTACAGCTTTGATGAAATGCTTACTTCTTTGCAATCAACTAACTGGCATTGGCTCTTGCTTGGCTTTTTGATGATGCTGATTCATCAACTCTGTATAGCTTTAAGTATAGTTCGGGTGCTAAAGTATATTGCTCCGAAGGTGGATATATCTAATAACTTAGCTATCTGCACCTCATTTATTGGCTTCTTTTTCAACAATATTACGCCATCATCTTCCGGCGGGCAGCCGATGCAGATGTATTATATGAAGAAACGCGGTATAGCTATGTCGTATACATCAGTCGTTTTCATAGCCTTAGCTATTTTCTATAACTTGGCTATGTTATTCTACTGTGCTTTAGTTAATATCCTGCGTTTTAACTATGTTAAAAATAATTTGGGCTATGTTAGCTATTTGTTGCCGTTAGGCTACCTGTTATATATAGTGACGACTGCTTTCTTAATTGTTTTATTTTTTAATCCCATGATCATTGTCAAATCTGCGCGTAGTATTTTGAATTTTTTAATTAAACATCGCTTGGTTAAGCGTCCTAAGGCGCTTCTAGCCAAATTGTTGCACTTTTCCAAACGTTATGTTGCAAGCTCACTCAATTTTAATAAAAATTGGCGCTTGATTTGGGAGCTGGCTGGTTTACACTTGATTCAGTTAGCAGCTTATACCTCTGTACCGTTTTTTGCTGCTATGGCTCTAAAAGACTGTATGACTACTAACAAATGGCAGCTTTTCCTGGACACTTTTACTATGCAAGCTATTTTGAATATATCAGCTTCTTTAATTCCTTCACCTGGCGCTGTGGGCTTGACTGAAGGTAACTTTTTGCGGCTGTTTACCAATATTGTGGGGGATAAGCAAGTTTTGACAACCATGCTTTTAACTCGTTTAGTAAATTTATATGTCTTCTTATTGATCGCAACTGTGATTACCATAATTTGTTTTGTAAAACCAGGTATTTATGCTAAAAGAGATGGAAAATCTGATAATTGATTCATATACTTTGTTATTTGCATAGAAAATAAGGAGAAAATGCAACATGTCTAAAAAAGTTTTGACGATAATTATTCCAGCTTATAATTCAGAAGTTTATTTGGAACGCGCTTTAATTTCGCTTTTAGCTTATAAAGAGAATTTGGATATTATCATTGTCAATGATGGGTCTACTGACAAGACAGCTAGTATTGCTCAAACATATGTTGAGCGTTATCCAGATGCAATTCGTCTATTAAACAAAGCAAATGGCGGCCATGGCTCAGCCATTAACTTAGCTTTGAAGTATGCTTGTGGTACATATGTAAAAGTGCTAGATTCTGACGATTACTTTGTTAGTGAGGCATTAGAAGCGTTAGTTATGTTAATCAATGAGCTTACTCAAAATGCTACCTTTCCAGATTTGATTTTTACTGATTACACTTTGGAAATTTTGAAGCAAAATTATCGCCCTATGTTGTCTGAATTCAGTCCCAAAGAGCTTTATCCATTACAAAGAGATAAAAAGTTCTTCTATATTGATAATAAACTGGGCCATGTTTTACCATCCAAGCAATTATTTGCTTGGGACGAAGTTAAGAAGTGGTCGTTTAGAGATCTTCTAATTATGCATACACTTTGTTATCGTTTGGATTTTTTGCGTTCAATCAATCTTTGCCTACCAGAAGGCGTATTTTATGAAGATAATTATTACAGCTTGGTCCCTTTGCAAAGTGTAAAGTCAATGTTTTATCTGCCAGTTAATCTCTATGTATACTATATTGGGCGACCTGATCAGTCAGTTAATTTGCAGAAAATCATCAAAAATTATCGCCATCAAGTGAAAGTTATCAAGGCTATGCTGCACAATTTGCACTATGACGAAAATCTACACACGCAAGCTTATGTCTTAAAGGATCTTACAGTTAAGCATATGGCACGCATGTATGAAGTTTGTCAGCTGATTTATTTGTTAGAGCCAACTGATGAACATAAGAGAGCCGTTAAAGAAGTTAAGGCTGCTTTTAAGTCAAAAGGACCACAACTTTGGCATAGCGTCAAACGTAAGAAGCTAGTTATCTTCTTGAATTTTGCCTGCCGTTACTTGCTTGGATTGGCTCAATTTATTTTAGCTTGTTTGCGTAAGTTGAAAATTATTAACGTTTAATTTTGCTTGAGCGATGTATATACATCACCAGGCAAAAGCTCTTCTTTGTAAAGTGTTGCACATTCGTTTATATTTGCGTAGCGAATCTGTCTATCTCTGAGTAATTCCAAGCTATCAGAGAGAGCTTCGATGCTAGCTTGATTAGGCGTTAATTCTACAATGTCACCAGGTTCAGGATTGTGTTCTAATATTTGACTTATGCTTTCTTTAGGATAAGTTGCCTGAATATAATTGTTATTGCTGATGATTGGAATATTAATAAGCGCTTCATTGACATTAAGCTTATTTAAACGGATGAATTTAATTTCAGACCCTAGCTTAGCACTTAGATCTTGTTTATAGCTTGAACAAAGCTCATCAAGATTGTCTACGTCTTTTTCTGTGAAGTCATTGTTTGTGATTAAGAGCGCAATTTCGTGGCCTAGTTTTTGTAATTTTTTGAGTTTAGCTAGATTAGAGCTTGTATCTGCTTCAGCCTTACTTATGAAAAATGTTGCATGTGCTTCATTTTTGGCCAAGACATTGCATAAATTATCTAATTCAGTATCTGTTTCAGGTAAATGATCAAAAGTCAGAGCCAAAAACTTGTAGGAAAGTAAATTAGCTGCTTTTTCATTAAAATCATAAGGTAAGAGTTTCTCTTTATCATGATTGTTATAGTAAAGAGACCAAGCATCATAATTAAGCGGTAGCTTTTTAGGTGAGCTGGCGTTGAAAAATTTACCAGCCTCTTTGTAGCTCAAATTGAGATAATTGCTGAATACTTCGCGACTACCACCGAGCTTAATGAGTTCTTTTGGATTAGTGTTTTGTTTTATTAAATTGGCTTGGCAAAGCTTAGGTTCGACAATTAAGACTAGCTTATCATTAGTGAAAAGTAGGTTTTGCATTGCTTGAATGTTAGAAGGCAAGCCAAGTTCTTCTTTTTTCTCATAGCGATAAAGATTGTTAAAGTTATCAGCTAGTTCTTGCAAATTGGCGCCTAAATTAGGCAACAATTCCTGCAAACTTAAAACTTGGTGATTAGGCAAATCGTAATAAAATGAGCAATACTGCCAATCGGTTAATTTGCTTTGGCGGGCGCCCTGTTCATAATAATTGAGAGTGAATACAACTGATAACAAGCGCTTTGCCAGTATACAGGCATCGTAATTGACTACCAATAGCGCTTTGTAGCGGCTTTGCCGGCTGACATTCAAGCTTTCAGCCGCTTTAATATAAGGTTGGATTAACTCATCGACTTTTGTTTTTATTTTCAAATTAAGATAATCGTCGTTGAAGCTAGGGTAGGCCAGGTTCAAATTGATTTTCTCTAATTCAGCATTAGTTTGCGTAAGTTGACCAGCTAATTGAATACCCCTAGTTTGCGTCAAAGCCTGTTTGAACTGATGCTCTGCTTGTTTATTATTCAATGCCCAACCGTGTAAAATATAGAAAGAATTACAGATAATAATTAAAGCTAAGACAAAAATGCTAGATTGTTTCAGGCTGAAATGCCGAGACAATAAGCGTTTTATGGCATTAGTTTCATTTAATTGCTGATTATAGATAGAAGTATCAATCTGACTTTTATGCCAATTAGAACGCCAATTAGCTAATTCTGATTTGGCTTCCTTAGCGATATTTTGGCCAAAAGCGCGTAATTTCTGATAAGGGCTGAGTGTCTTTAGTTTAGATTTAAGTTTGGTTTGGGCTTGCTTAGCCTTGCTGTTTTGCCAAAATTTGTTAGCTAAAGCTTTGGAAAAATTGAAAGTAGCAGCACCTTCGTGTCTAAGTTGCATAAATAGCTCATGTTTAACTTCTGAATTATCAGTTATATCATCAGAATTTGGCAATTGTTGCCGTGACTTATAGCTAGTTAATTGAGCAGCCTTATCTTTGGCCAAACCACGATAGGTTAATATTTCTAAATTTTGGGGTAGAGCACTAGAATTTGCTATAGGCTCAGAATCTAGCTCAAGTTTCTCATCTTTGGCACTTAGCTTATTTGTGTCTAGTTCAGCTTGGGCTGGCTTAGAATCATTCATTTGGTCCTGAGTTGTGTGTTTATTCAAAGAACTTGTCAAAAGGAGATTAAGCGGCCGATAACTTATATCTTGCTTGGCTTCATCATTAGTGAATAATTGACTTTCTTTGTGTGCTAATTTTAGTTGCCAGGCTAATTTAGCTCGCTTAGAACGCATGACCATTACTCCTTCTACCATCCTAGAGACAGTCATTTCATTATAGCAATTAATTTAACTTTGGCCCGTAATATGCTTGACACTTTGGACAGAAATGGCTGCTTCGGCCAGCTATTTTAATTTTACAAATTTCAGTTTGACAAATAGAGCAAGCTTGCTTACTGCGTTTATAGACTTTTAGTTCAAGTTGGAATGTACCTTTATGACCTAAGCTATCAACATAGTCGCTAAAAGTAGTGCCATGATGACCAATTGCTTGCGTAAGAAGTGGTTTTATACTATAGAACAATTTACTAATTTGTTCAAAACTTAGATAGCTAACCAAAGAGAGAGGATGAATCTGATTAATGAATAACAATTCGTCTGCATAAATATTGCCCAAACCAGCAATAACTGTTTGATCTAAGAGTAGACTTTTAATTGGTGTTTTAGGATGTTTTACTAAGTTATTTTGAAAACAAGCTAGGGCATCTGACTCCTTAAGCGGGGAGCTTGTATATGCTAGTTTGTAGGTGTAAGCGTCAAAAGCCAGTTTAGTTAGACTCGAATAAGCTTTAATTTGCTCTTTTGTGAGGACAACAGCACCTCCAAAGCGTCTTATGTCGTTGAAATACAGATAATGTGTAGCTCTAGCTTTATCTTCTAAGGTGAAATAAAAATGTGTATGCTTCGGCCAATCTATAACTGTATCAGTAACAATTAACTTGCCAGTCATACGCAGATGAAAGATAATTAAGAATGCAATTTGTTCACATTGCTTAATTTCAGCTATGAGATACTTGCCTTGGCGTACGAATTGACTTAATGTAAGCGGCTCACTACCATTGAGTGAGTTAGCTAATAAATTTTCAGAATCGTGAAAACAATAAGGGCTGACTTTAGTAAAATCCTTCAAGACAGTCTGGCTACTTAACTTATTTAAGCCACGTCTAATTGTTTCAACTTCTGGTAATTCTGGCATATTTATTATTCCTTGCTTAGCTTTTGTTGTTTTACTTTGTAATCGCTGATCAAACTTCTTGCATCGTCAACGTGACAACGCGCTAAGCGCGGATCGAGTTCAGCTTGGCCTAAACCTTCAATCAAGTCACGGTAAACATAAGCAATTTTCGTATCAGTTGGATAATAGGTAATCCTAAAGTCCTTGTACCAGAATTGAATATAGCTGTTTATATCTTCGTAAACGAAATGTTGGGGTGGAACTTGAATCAAGTAGTTCAAATCTATGCCAGCACGGTCCTTAGTTGCAAAGATAGTGCAAGCGTTTGGCGCTTCTAAATCTTGCTTAAACTCAGCTAAATCAGGCTTGTTTTCAGTGTTAAAAGCAAAGGTGAAACGTGGACTTTCATTTGCCCAATCTAAAACGAAATAACTTGCTACATTCTTGCAGATACATTCACCGCTTGCGTGCTGGTTGCTGAATTTTTCAATTGTAGCTTCACCGCTACTTGGATAGATATATTCAGGTGCTAATTCCTTGAGATAGCGTACAGTTGTATGGCGAATTTGCCAAAGATGCCAAACAATTGGGTTAGCACTAACACCAATTTTCATTTTGCCGATGGCTGGAAAGTTAATTGCTTCCTTGAATAGACCATCTGCCCCGATAGTTGCCTTGAAATTACAGAAAGAGCAGGCAATACTGTTACGGTTAGCTTGATAAATGACTAAGTGCTCTTGACAGTTAGGGCAGCTGTAAAGCAGATTGTCCAAGCCGCGAGCGAGATTATAGTGCCAATAGTTATAAGCTTTTTTGCCGTTTTTGATTCTCAATAACTGATTGCGATAATCATTGATTTGCAGGAGCTCTGCCATTTTTTCCCGAATTTCATCTAATTCCAGCTTGCTCGTTTGTTCACCTGTATAGATAAGCTCGCTTGTAGCTGTAATTTTGCCAAAACGTAAGCCTTTGTAACCACTCCAACGTGGCCAGGAGAGAAAGGCGCCATCAATATTGCAATAAATCAAATTGGCCTTAGCACGTTGAACTAATTTGATGAAAGCGTCTGAAAAAAGTTCATGTCTACCATCAGGTGTGCGTTCTCCTTCTGGAAAAATAGCAATTGATTCATTACTTCTAAGCATCGTCAACATTTGTTTAACAGCAATGTAGTCGCTGTTAAATTGCGTAATGTTGATGGTTTTCATTTTGGCCGTTATCCAAGGTAAAAAGCCTTTGCCTTCTTGTAAGAAGCTGCCTGCGACAAAGTGAAGTTTCATCTGGCTGCCTAAAGCAAGCATAACTAGAAGCGGATCGATCAAAGATGAGTGTGGGGCGATAATGATACTTGGGCCTTGTAATTTCTGACTATCGAACTTTCGTTCACAGGTGAAACGGAAAAAGATAGCAAAAACTACTCGTAATAAATAATAAGCAGCAGTATAAAACAAAGGTGAAATTGCTAGTTTAGATTTATT is a window of Amygdalobacter nucleatus DNA encoding:
- a CDS encoding lysophospholipid acyltransferase family protein, which codes for MNTKHFRQADGDPSEQTDNVDKTKIKKIGLKTLSFKLIGQAKNKSKLAISPLFYTAAYYLLRVVFAIFFRFTCERKFDSQKLQGPSIIIAPHSSLIDPLLVMLALGSQMKLHFVAGSFLQEGKGFLPWITAKMKTINITQFNSDYIAVKQMLTMLRSNESIAIFPEGERTPDGRHELFSDAFIKLVQRAKANLIYCNIDGAFLSWPRWSGYKGLRFGKITATSELIYTGEQTSKLELDEIREKMAELLQINDYRNQLLRIKNGKKAYNYWHYNLARGLDNLLYSCPNCQEHLVIYQANRNSIACSFCNFKATIGADGLFKEAINFPAIGKMKIGVSANPIVWHLWQIRHTTVRYLKELAPEYIYPSSGEATIEKFSNQHASGECICKNVASYFVLDWANESPRFTFAFNTENKPDLAEFKQDLEAPNACTIFATKDRAGIDLNYLIQVPPQHFVYEDINSYIQFWYKDFRITYYPTDTKIAYVYRDLIEGLGQAELDPRLARCHVDDARSLISDYKVKQQKLSKE